Proteins encoded together in one Cicer arietinum cultivar CDC Frontier isolate Library 1 chromosome 4, Cicar.CDCFrontier_v2.0, whole genome shotgun sequence window:
- the LOC101513261 gene encoding uncharacterized protein, which produces MAKKKMTHSQSQSHDPNTLTPPPLNIDDPSIQIQNLKNLNSVLIKETTNHRNRIQSLLHDNHAAMNAQSLISDQNLALELQNSVLFSFFQTHFNELGFKVVEERNEAKYEVDVQKKQVKDLALRLESVGRNAEKMVLENQILLEEKAEKERRVEELEKDRDLVSRKSFESAKVIDELKEKIDLMTREKNEAEIVNNTQGMKVLNLEVEMQQLDDLLKNSRNEESVLRAKILEMEETIEVAVEKEREMMMENSKLVGEKKEMEKSVEILTEKRDSVDRTLDMVRRELEDRKRELDEVNRAKDEIEKVKVICENQVVELQGEMDIVRGSVDELERCCKEFEEKNNGLISQVNHSKGIVEEERVEKEKFRKDFEEEQKKVENLESQVVVMEEKIELLISQVHHYKNSVEEVELERDNIQKRYNEEKNKVENYESQVVVMEEKIELLISQVHHYKNAVEEVELERDNIQKRYNEEKNKVENYESQVAENVKKIDELKLEKDTIMKRYEEEKTKVELQVAGLKEIIEQGAAELVKMRSEKDKMNERNKELRSRVDLLSNEKDATHSSLVAAQQERDDLKAKFESSRISSKQALELLKSTAAVVSKEDVEVVLNETTKKKKKREEEIQPFAEELEAIKKAFIVKNEMVNDMKQQVVSLQKSVTDAHKGKSLWTGISSATTILAAALTAYIAKSR; this is translated from the coding sequence ATGGCCAAAAAGAAAATGACACATTCCCAATCTCAATCCCATGACCCCAACACGCTAACCCCACCACCATTGAACATCGATGACCCTTCTATTCAGATTCAGAATCTCAAAAACCTAAACTCTGTTCTTATCAAAGAAACCACTAATCATAGAAACCGCATTCAATCTCTTCTTCACGATAATCACGCCGCCATGAACGCTCAATCTTTAATCTCCGATCAAAATCTCGCCTTGGAGCTTCAAAACTCTGTCTTGTTCTCTTTCTTTCAAACCCACTTTAACGAATTAGGGTTTAAGGTTGTGGAAGAGAGGAACGAGGCGAAGTACGAGGTTGATGTTCAGAAGAAGCAAGTAAAAGACCTAGCTTTACGATTGGAGAGCGTGGGACGGAATGCGGAGAAGATGGTGTtggaaaatcaaattttgttggAGGAAAAGGCTGAGAAAGAAAGAAGGGTTGAAGAACTTGAGAAGGATAGAGATTTGGTTTCGAGGAAATCGTTTGAATCGGCGAAGGTGATTGATGAATTGAAGGAGAAGATTGATTTGATGACTAGGGAGAAGAATGAGGCTGAAATTGTTAATAATACTCAGGGGATGAAGGTTTTGAACCTTGAAGTTGAGATGCAGCAACTCGATGATCTTTTGAAAAACTCGAGGAATGAAGAGTCGGTGTTGCGTGCTAAGATACTCGAAATGGAAGAAACTATTGAGGTTGCTGTGGAGAAGGAAAGAGAAATGATGATGGAAAACAGCAAATTGGTTGGAGAGAAGAAGGAGATGGAGAAGAGTGTTGAGATTTTGACTGAGAAAAGAGATAGTGTTGATAGGACTCTTGATATGGTTCGGAGAGAATTGGAGGATAGGAAGCGTGAGCTTGATGAAGTGAATAGAGCGAAGGACGAGATTGAAAAGGTTAAAGTTATCTGTGAGAATCAAGTTGTTGAGTTGCAAGGTGAAATGGATATAGTAAGGGGTTCTGTTGATGAGTTGGAAAGGTGCTGCAAAGAGTTTGAAGAGAAAAACAATGGTTTAATCTCTCAAGTTAATCATAGTAAGGGTATTGTTGAAGAAGAGAGGGTTGAGAAGGAGAAGTTTAGAAAGGATTTTGAAGAGGAGCAAAAGAAAGTGGAGAACTTGGAGTCACAAGTTGTGGTAATGGAGGAAAAAATCGAGCTATTAATCTCTCAAGTTCATCATTATAAGAATTCTGTTGAAGAAGTGGAACTTGAGAGGGATAACATCCAAAAGAGATACAATGAGGAGAAAAACAAAGTGGAGAACTATGAGTCACAAGTTGTGGTAATGGAGGAAAAAATCGAGCTATTAATCTCTCAAGTTCATCATTATAAGAATGCTGTTGAAGAAGTGGAACTTGAGAGGGATAACATCCAAAAGAGATACAATGAGGAGAAAAACAAAGTGGAGAACTATGAGTCACAAGTAGCTgaaaatgtgaaaaaaattGATGAGCTCAAGCTTGAGAAGGATACCATCATGAAGAGGTACGAAGAGGAGAAAACGAAGGTGGAGTTGCAAGTTGCGGGACTCAAGGAAATAATTGAACAAGGTGCAGCTGAATTGGTCAAGATGAGAAGTGAGAAAGATAAGATGAATGAGAGAAACAAGGAGCTCAGAAGCCGCGTCGATCTTTTGAGTAACGAAAAGGATGCTACACATAGTAGCCTTGTTGCAGCACAACAAGAGCGCGATGATTTGAAAGCTAAGTTTGAGTCATCTCGTATCAGTTCAAAGCAGGCCTTGGAATTGTTGAAGAGTACTGCTGCAGTGGTGTCTAAGGAAGATGTGGAAGTGGTTCTCAATGAGActacgaagaagaagaagaagcgcGAGGAAGAAATACAGCCTTTTGCTGAAGAACTAGAGGCAATAAAGAAAGCATTCATAGTTAAGAATGAGATGGTGAATGATATGAAGCAACAAGTTGTGTCATTGCAGAAGTCTGTGACTGATGCACATAAAGGTAAGAGCTTGTGGACTGGGATATCATCTGCTACTACTATTTTGGCTGCTGCTTTAACTGCTTATATTGCTAAAAGTCGCTGA
- the LOC101512935 gene encoding histidine-containing phosphotransfer protein 1-like: MDGIVVQLQKQLLDYISSLFHEGFLDDQFNQLEQLQDESHPNFVVEVVTLFFDDAERLLNELTTTLGQQNIDFKRLDAHVHQLKGSSSSIGAERVHKACISFRNFSTEQNIEGCLKSLQQVKHEYSLVKNKLETLFKMEQQILALRGSG; encoded by the exons ATGGATGGTATTGTGGTTCAGCTTCAGAAGCAACTTTTAGATTATATTTCTTCCTTATTTCATGAG GGATTTCTAGATGATCAATTTAACCAACTTGAACAACTTCAAGATGAAAGCCACccaaattttgttgttgaagtGGTTACTCTCTTTTTTGATGATGCAGAGAGGCTTCTTAATGAGCTTACTACAACACt AGGCCaacaaaatattgattttaaaaggTTGGATGCTCATGTTCACCAATTGAAGGGTAGCAGCTCCAG CATTGGTGCAGAAAGAGTTCATAAAGCCTGCATTTCCTTCCGCAACTTTTCCACGGAGCAAAACATTGAAGG GTGTTTGAAAAGCTTGCAACAAGTAAAACATGAGTATTCCTTGGTGAAAAACAAGCTTGAGACTCTCTTCAAG ATGGAGCAGCAGATTTTGGCATTACGAGGATCAGGTTAA